A genome region from Schistocerca nitens isolate TAMUIC-IGC-003100 chromosome 4, iqSchNite1.1, whole genome shotgun sequence includes the following:
- the LOC126252152 gene encoding uncharacterized protein LOC126252152, translated as MSTERFLQALQKIVRRRGVPSTIYTDNATTFHATHVELKELWQALMASKTHKYLAQQAITWTFIAPHAPWWGGFWERMVGSVKRCLRKVLGQSQLDEEGLNTILVTIEAALNSRLITQGGEESEPLIPAHFLVGDRLTTLPTGPVSPVRKDFSKEFHRLQKKVEHFWNRWKKEYLILLKNLHETHQPWPGSGRLQLGDVVLLLEDVRPRHMWRKAQIEDLHEGRDGYIRTVTLRTSKGFIISRPIQLVIPLEVDQVGEGVAG; from the coding sequence ATGTCAACTGAAAGGTTTCTTCAAGCCCTACAAAAGATTGTCAGAAGACGAGGAGTGCCCAGCACAATTTACACTGATAATGCTACTACCTTCCATGCCACGCACGTAGAGCTGAAGGAGCTCTGGCAGGCTCTCATGGCAAGCAAGACGCACAAGTACCTCGCCCAGCAAGCCATCACTTGGACATTCATCGCCCCACACGCGCCTTGGTGGGGAGGATTCTGGGAACGGATGGTGGGATCTGTCAAACGCTGCCTGAGAAAAGTTTTAGGACAGTCACAGTTGGACGAAGAAGGTCTCAACACAATCCTGGTCACCATAGAAGCAGCATTAAACTCTAGACTTATTACGCAAGGGGGAGAGGAATCTGAGCCACTGATCCCCGCACATTTCCTGGTGGGTGATCGACTCACAACACTACCTACTGGTCCAGTATCACCAGTTAGAAAGGACTTCTCCAAGGAATTTCACAGGCTGCAGAAGAAGGTAGAACACTTCTGGAACAGGTGGAAGAAAGAATATCTGATCCTGCTCAAAAACTTACATGAAACTCATCAACCATGGCCAGGTTCAGGAAGACTCCAGCTGGGTGATGTCGTTCTTCTACTAGAGGATGTTCGTCCacgacacatgtggaggaaggcgCAGATAGAAGATCTTCATGAAGGAAGAGATGGGTACATACGAACTGTAACCTTACGAACTTCAAAAGGATTCATAATCTCACGTCCCATTCAACTGGTCATTCCTCTAGAAGTTGACCAGGTTGGGGAGGGTGTTGCtggttga